From Vidua chalybeata isolate OUT-0048 chromosome 25, bVidCha1 merged haplotype, whole genome shotgun sequence, one genomic window encodes:
- the E2F2 gene encoding transcription factor E2F2, with protein sequence MLRLPRGVSPAPRRGGTALPAPRPHQHPKKVMSVMVSCDPGASSLGTPPLSTGCFTQVNTPAAVSAATSQGRCLCDTPQGPELRTLCSASAGRLPAKRKLDLEGPEFRTPKGKGWTLGQVPSHRTPKSPGEKTRYDTSLGLLTKKFIRLLNESPDGVVDLNQAAEVLEVQKRRIYDITNVLEGIQLIRKKSKNHIQWMGTGIFEDAAMVAKQQVLCGELTELARTERMLDQLMQDCALQIQQLADNETNQRLAYVTYQDLRAISNFQKQTVIAVKAPPETQLEVPDFSQENFQLYLKSTNGPIEVYLCPEEIMEESPTKDHPVSSAATSPQDHPVPLCLTNSSPSATQPPHPISQSWGGTGTPLSPLSLPLPIQGGPSSLLEMEPGLLGSPAHLLQQTEDQLPCTPSHLDLGPFVTFSPPLEQDDYLWGLEGEGVTDLFETYDLGDLLKH encoded by the exons ATGCTGCGGCTCCCcaggggagtgtcccccgcCCCGAGGAGGGGGGGtactgccctgccagccccccgTCCCCACCAACACCCGAAGAAGGTCATGTCAGTGATGGTCTCCTGTGATCCGGGAGCTTCCAGCCTGGGCACCCCCCCATTATCCACAGGCTGTTTCACCCAGGTCAACACGCCAGCGGCTGTCAGCGCCGCCACTTCACAGGGCAGGTGCCTCTGTGACACCCCCCAAGGCCCCGAGCTCAGGACCCTCTGTTCAGCCTCGGCGGGACGACTGCCG GCCAAGAGGAAGCTGGACCTGGAGGGCCCCGAATTTCGCACCCCCAAGGGGAAGggctggacactgggacaggTCCCCAGCCACAGAA CCCCCAAGTCTCCTGGGGAGAAGACTCGCTACGACACCTCACTGGGGCTGCTCACCAAAAAATTCATCCGTTTGCTGAACGAGTCTCCCGACGGTGTTGTGGATCTGAACCAGGCTGCTGAGGTGCTGGAAGTCCAGAAACGTCGCATCTACGACATCACCAATGTACTGGAGGGCATCCAGCTCATCCGCAAGAAATCCAAGAACCACATCCAGTGGAT ggggacagggatCTTTGAGGATGCAGCAATGGTGGCGAAGCAACAAGTGCTGTGTGGGGAACTGACCGAACTGGCTAGGACAGAGAGGATGCTGGACCAGCTCATGCAGGACTGTGCCCTGCAGATCCAGCAGCTGGCTGACAATGAGACCAACCAGAG GCTGGCATATGTCACCTACCAAGACCTTCGTGCCATCAGCAACTTCCAGAAGCAGACGGTGATTGCCGTGAAGGCTCCCCCTGAGACGCAACTGGAGGTGCCAGACTTCAGCCAG GAGAACTTCCAGCTCTACCTGAAGAGCACCAACGGCCCCATCGAGGTGTACCTCTGCCCAGAGGAGATCATGGAGGAAAGCCCCACCAAGGACCACCCGGtttcctctgctgccacctccccacAAGACCACCCCGTACCCCTTTGCCTGACAAACAGCTCCCCATCAGCCACACAGCCACCCCACCCCatctcccagagctgggggggcACAGGAACTCCTCTCTCACCTCTATCTCTGCCTCTCCCCATCCAGGGGGGACCCAGCTCACTGCTGGAGATGGAGCCTGGACTCCTGGGCTCCCCTGCCCACCTtctgcagcagacagaggaCCAGCTGCCCTGCACCCCCTCCCACCTGGACTTGGGACCCTTCGTTACCTTCTCGCCCCCCCTGGAACAGGATGACTATCTCTGGGGGCTTGAGGGCGAGGGTGTCACAGACCTCTTTGAGACATATGACCTGGGAGACCTGCTGAAGCACTGA
- the ID3 gene encoding DNA-binding protein inhibitor ID-3 — MKAISPVRSVRSCYEAVCCLSEQSLAIARGSHNKSPALEEPMNLLYDMNDCYSKLRELVPGIPQGTKVSQVEILQHVIDYIFDLQIVLEEGSKGRDPSSEAALLSLKAAELASELRTKDEGSLCH, encoded by the exons ATGAAAGCCATCAGCCCGGTGCGCTCCGTCCGGAGCTGCTACGAGGCCGTTTGCTGCCTCTCGGAGCAGAGTTTAGCCATCGCCCGGGGCAGCCACAACAAGAGTCCGGCCTTGGAAGAGCCCATGAACTTGCTCTACGATATGAACGACTGCTATTCCAAATTGCGGGAGCTGGTGCCGGGCATCCCTCAAGGCACCAAGGTGAGCCAGGTGGAGATCCTGCAGCACGTCATAGACTACATCTTTGACCTCCAGATCGTGCTAGAGGAGGGGTCCAAGGGCCGTGACCCCTCCTCCGAGGCCGCCCTACTTTCCCTTAAG GCGGCTGAACTCGCCTCAGAACTCCGTACCAAAGACGAGGGAAGTTTGTGTCACTAA